One window of the Streptomyces sp. TS71-3 genome contains the following:
- the mshA gene encoding D-inositol-3-phosphate glycosyltransferase, whose protein sequence is MTHSVTRLGRRASGAPARLRLTGAPRRPRRVAMLSVHTSPLHLPGTGDAGGMNVYIVELAKRLADIGVEVEIFTRATSGMLPPTVELAPGVLVRHVDAGPYGGLTKEELPAQLCAFTHGVMQAWADHRPGHYDLVHSHYWLSGQVGWLAAQRWGVPLVHAMHTMAKVKNAALAECDSPEPAARVIGETQVVRAAHRLVANTAEEADELVRHYAADPAKIAVVHPGVNLDVFCPADGRAAARARLGLPQDALIPLFAGRIQPLKGPEVLLRAVGELLQRRPDLRSRVVVPVVGGLSGAGLAKPEKLHKLAALLGISDVVRFQPPVRQEELADWFRAASLLVMPSYSESFGLVAIEAQAAGTPVLAAAVGGLPVAVRHGTTGFLVHGHEPAAYARVLSDFADDPSLTDRFGAAAARHAQSFGWGTAAGATAAVYREALHDHRHRIRPRVG, encoded by the coding sequence GTGACGCATTCCGTGACCAGGCTCGGACGCCGGGCATCCGGCGCCCCCGCCCGGCTCCGTCTGACGGGCGCGCCCCGCAGGCCCCGCCGCGTGGCCATGCTCAGCGTGCACACCTCCCCTCTCCACCTACCGGGCACCGGCGACGCGGGCGGCATGAACGTCTACATCGTGGAGCTCGCCAAGCGCCTCGCCGACATCGGCGTCGAGGTGGAGATCTTCACCCGCGCCACCAGCGGCATGCTCCCGCCCACCGTCGAGCTGGCCCCCGGCGTCCTGGTCCGCCACGTGGACGCCGGCCCGTACGGGGGCCTGACCAAGGAGGAGCTGCCGGCGCAGCTCTGCGCCTTCACGCACGGCGTCATGCAGGCCTGGGCCGATCACCGCCCGGGCCACTACGACCTGGTCCACTCCCACTACTGGCTCTCCGGCCAGGTCGGCTGGCTGGCCGCCCAGCGCTGGGGCGTTCCCCTGGTGCACGCCATGCACACCATGGCGAAGGTCAAGAACGCCGCCCTGGCCGAATGCGACAGCCCGGAGCCCGCCGCCCGCGTGATCGGCGAGACCCAGGTGGTCCGCGCCGCCCACCGGCTCGTCGCGAACACCGCGGAGGAGGCCGACGAGCTGGTGCGCCACTACGCCGCGGACCCGGCGAAGATCGCCGTGGTGCACCCGGGCGTCAACCTCGACGTGTTCTGCCCCGCCGACGGCCGCGCCGCCGCCCGCGCCCGCCTCGGCCTGCCGCAGGACGCCCTGATCCCGCTCTTCGCGGGCCGCATCCAGCCCCTGAAGGGGCCGGAGGTACTGCTGCGCGCGGTGGGCGAGCTCCTCCAGAGGCGGCCTGACCTGCGCTCGCGCGTCGTCGTCCCGGTGGTGGGCGGCCTGAGCGGCGCCGGCCTCGCCAAGCCGGAGAAGCTGCACAAGCTCGCCGCGCTGCTCGGCATCTCGGACGTCGTCCGCTTCCAGCCGCCGGTGCGTCAGGAGGAGCTGGCCGACTGGTTCCGGGCCGCCTCGCTGCTCGTGATGCCGTCGTACAGCGAATCGTTTGGCCTGGTCGCCATAGAGGCGCAGGCGGCCGGGACACCGGTGCTCGCGGCGGCGGTCGGCGGCCTGCCGGTGGCGGTGCGCCACGGCACCACCGGTTTCCTCGTCCACGGCCACGAACCGGCCGCATACGCGCGCGTGCTGAGCGATTTCGCCGACGACCCCTCCCTCACCGACCGGTTCGGCGCGGCAGCCGCCCGGCACGCCCAGTCCTTCGGCTGGGGCACCGCCGCCGGCGCCACGGCGGCCGTCTACAGGGAGGCCCTCCACGACCACCGCCACCGGATCCGCCCCCGCGTGGGCTGA
- a CDS encoding class I SAM-dependent methyltransferase, which yields MGVVTRGTTHPNRLRRMDRWIAATHGPELRRSPAPVAVDLGFGAAPWTAVELLGRLRGVAPATRVVGIEIAPERVAAAQPHAREGLLFRRGGFEIPVTEFERAPGAGAVHTEGPGTQARGMRAPGTRPPGTQPGTPRPLGTALGTAASAPGLTLIRAANVLRQYEEAEVAGAWERLCARLAPADPARGSRGGLLVEGTCDEIGRRHVWVALGPEGPRTVTFATRLGSLITPSDLAERLPKALIHRNVPGERVHAFLRDFDRAWAAAAPYAAYGPRQRWIAAVRALTDRWPVLDGPSRWRHGELTLTWSALAPRS from the coding sequence GTGGGCGTGGTCACGCGTGGCACCACGCACCCGAACCGGCTGCGCCGGATGGACCGCTGGATAGCCGCGACCCACGGCCCCGAACTCCGCCGCTCCCCCGCCCCCGTCGCCGTCGACCTGGGCTTCGGCGCCGCGCCCTGGACCGCCGTCGAACTTCTCGGGCGGCTACGCGGAGTGGCCCCCGCCACCCGGGTGGTGGGCATCGAGATCGCCCCGGAGAGGGTCGCCGCCGCCCAGCCGCATGCCCGCGAGGGCCTTCTCTTCCGCCGCGGCGGCTTCGAGATCCCGGTCACCGAGTTCGAACGCGCCCCGGGGGCGGGGGCCGTGCACACGGAGGGGCCGGGGACGCAGGCCCGAGGGATGCGGGCCCCAGGGACGCGGCCCCCGGGGACGCAACCCGGGACGCCACGGCCCCTGGGGACGGCCCTGGGAACGGCGGCGTCCGCCCCGGGGCTCACGCTGATCCGTGCGGCGAACGTTCTCCGCCAGTACGAGGAGGCGGAGGTGGCCGGAGCGTGGGAGCGGTTGTGCGCGCGGCTCGCGCCGGCCGACCCCGCGCGCGGTTCGCGGGGTGGACTGCTGGTGGAGGGGACCTGCGACGAGATCGGGCGGCGGCACGTGTGGGTCGCGCTGGGACCCGAGGGGCCGCGCACGGTGACGTTCGCCACTCGGCTCGGCTCCCTGATTACCCCGTCCGATCTGGCGGAACGGCTCCCCAAGGCGCTCATACACCGGAACGTGCCCGGCGAGCGCGTGCACGCGTTCCTGCGTGACTTCGATCGCGCGTGGGCGGCAGCGGCGCCGTATGCGGCCTACGGGCCCCGGCAGCGGTGGATCGCGGCGGTCCGCGCCCTCACGGACCGGTGGCCCGTCCTGGACGGCCCGTCCCGCTGGCGGCACGGCGAGCTGACGCTCACCTGGTCCGCCCTCGCGCCCCGGAGCTGA
- a CDS encoding GNAT family N-acetyltransferase → MTRALSTPPVIETGSLAGSPQPLLSGAEGLLLRPWEAADAPVFLAAYQDNEIRRWHTRRPTSEVQVREWFAAYHQDWAGEKGGHWAVTRDGAGVLGRIALRGMDFDDGIGKVAYWTLPAARGSGVATRALAALTAWAVDEVGFHRLELDHSTRNGASCRVATKAGYSLEGTKRSAALHDDGRHDMHLHAHVQGD, encoded by the coding sequence ATGACTCGCGCTCTCTCGACGCCGCCCGTCATCGAAACTGGCTCCCTCGCCGGGTCCCCGCAGCCCCTGCTTTCTGGTGCTGAAGGCCTGTTGCTACGTCCCTGGGAAGCGGCCGACGCGCCAGTGTTCCTTGCCGCTTATCAAGACAACGAGATCCGGCGCTGGCACACGCGACGCCCCACGTCCGAGGTCCAAGTCAGGGAGTGGTTCGCGGCCTATCACCAGGATTGGGCAGGCGAGAAAGGCGGCCATTGGGCTGTTACCCGTGACGGCGCTGGCGTGCTCGGCCGGATCGCACTGCGCGGCATGGACTTCGACGACGGCATTGGCAAGGTCGCGTACTGGACACTCCCGGCCGCCCGCGGCTCCGGCGTTGCCACCCGTGCCCTTGCGGCGCTCACGGCCTGGGCTGTGGACGAAGTCGGCTTCCATCGCCTGGAACTGGACCACTCGACCCGAAACGGAGCCTCGTGCCGGGTCGCCACGAAAGCCGGCTACTCCCTGGAGGGCACTAAGCGCAGCGCCGCATTGCACGATGACGGACGACACGACATGCACTTGCACGCCCACGTGCAGGGTGATTGA
- a CDS encoding YbjN domain-containing protein: MECIEATLRGAELDWESPERGRYVVQLPGTRKLSTTLSLIVGRHALSLNAFVIRHPEENEEGVHRWLLEHNLKLYGVSYAVDRLGDVYLVGKLPLAAVTEDELDRLLGSVLEAADGSFNTLLELGFAAAIRKEYAWRVSRGESTRNLDAFTHLTQRPTS; encoded by the coding sequence ATGGAGTGCATCGAGGCGACCCTCCGGGGTGCCGAGCTCGACTGGGAGAGCCCGGAACGCGGCAGGTACGTCGTCCAGCTCCCCGGCACCCGGAAGCTATCCACCACGCTCAGCCTGATCGTCGGCCGGCACGCGCTCTCCCTGAACGCGTTCGTGATCCGCCACCCCGAGGAGAACGAGGAGGGTGTGCACCGCTGGCTGCTGGAGCACAACCTCAAGCTGTACGGGGTGAGTTACGCGGTCGACCGGCTCGGCGACGTCTACCTGGTGGGGAAGCTGCCGCTGGCGGCGGTCACCGAGGACGAGCTGGACCGGCTGCTCGGCTCGGTGCTGGAGGCCGCCGACGGCAGCTTCAACACGCTTCTGGAGCTGGGTTTCGCGGCGGCGATCCGCAAGGAGTACGCCTGGCGGGTGTCCCGCGGCGAATCCACCCGCAATCTGGACGCGTTCACGCATCTGACCCAGCGACCGACCTCCTGA
- a CDS encoding glycosyl hydrolase family 28-related protein, producing MAATPGTRGTPGTAGAPAVGGRQGAGRAETPALWDEFRDTPYTHPQIPYVGRAGYRGGERRFPRRRVVANVLAYGAKPDGSADAAPAINAAIEAAGAAGGGTVLVPPGTFRIDDLIRIGHSNVVLKGAGSGRTKLYATKNLTDLIGVYGSRYGGDKSSWSWAGGLIWLCPSARWDSLTAAIKAKAWPFEGWTGNKRDEWRTLTTVGPARQGDRSVTVADASALRKGDLVLLRLADDAGHTLLEHMSGGGPGPEAYYWDDKTKLTSYVPYEWPVRVESVRGDRVTLERPLPLDVRPEWDPRITTHVPELTGAGVEGLTLECVETPQSEHLLDKGYNGVVFQCTYDCWADDVVVFNVDNGFGLVAASACTLRRTTVGGRGEHHPYFCREGSHDNLIEDFTIEERTVPAPANTQLHGINVEGLSSHNVWSRGEMRMGTFDSHRGLPFGNVRTDITVNNNGRHGGDASAGPLFGARFTHWNIRVTNERAGLVRIDGLAPYSATVAISTVREFDQIDVPDFTGDLHSRLELYGRPGQVRPANLYDAQRTVRG from the coding sequence ATGGCGGCCACCCCGGGCACCCGAGGCACCCCCGGCACCGCGGGCGCCCCGGCGGTCGGTGGCCGGCAAGGCGCCGGCCGGGCGGAGACGCCCGCCCTCTGGGACGAGTTCAGGGACACCCCGTACACCCACCCGCAGATCCCCTACGTCGGCCGCGCCGGCTACCGGGGCGGCGAGCGCCGCTTCCCGCGCCGCCGGGTCGTCGCCAACGTCCTTGCGTACGGCGCGAAGCCGGACGGCTCCGCGGACGCGGCACCGGCGATCAACGCCGCCATCGAGGCCGCCGGAGCGGCGGGCGGCGGCACCGTCCTCGTGCCGCCGGGCACCTTCCGCATCGACGACCTGATCCGTATCGGCCACTCGAACGTCGTCCTCAAGGGCGCGGGCAGCGGCCGCACCAAGCTCTACGCCACGAAGAACCTCACGGACCTGATCGGCGTCTACGGCTCCCGGTACGGCGGCGACAAGTCGAGCTGGTCGTGGGCGGGCGGCCTCATCTGGCTCTGCCCCTCCGCCCGCTGGGACTCGCTCACGGCCGCCATCAAGGCCAAGGCCTGGCCCTTCGAGGGCTGGACCGGCAACAAGCGCGACGAGTGGCGGACGCTGACCACCGTCGGACCGGCCCGCCAGGGCGACCGCTCCGTGACCGTCGCCGACGCCTCCGCGCTGCGCAAGGGCGACCTGGTCCTGCTGCGGCTGGCCGACGACGCCGGCCACACGCTCCTGGAGCACATGTCGGGCGGCGGCCCCGGCCCCGAGGCGTACTACTGGGACGACAAGACCAAGCTGACGAGCTACGTGCCGTACGAGTGGCCGGTGCGCGTCGAGTCCGTGCGCGGCGACCGCGTCACCCTGGAGCGCCCGCTGCCGCTCGACGTCCGACCCGAGTGGGACCCCCGCATCACCACGCACGTGCCCGAGCTGACGGGCGCGGGCGTCGAGGGGCTCACCCTGGAGTGCGTCGAGACACCGCAGTCGGAGCACCTGCTCGACAAGGGCTACAACGGCGTCGTCTTCCAGTGCACGTACGACTGCTGGGCGGACGACGTCGTGGTCTTCAACGTCGACAACGGCTTCGGCCTGGTCGCCGCATCCGCCTGCACCCTCAGGCGCACCACGGTCGGCGGGCGCGGCGAGCACCACCCGTACTTCTGCCGCGAGGGCTCGCACGACAACCTCATCGAGGACTTCACCATCGAGGAGCGCACGGTCCCGGCGCCCGCCAACACGCAGTTGCACGGCATCAACGTCGAGGGCCTGTCCAGCCACAACGTCTGGTCGCGCGGCGAGATGCGGATGGGCACCTTCGACAGCCACCGCGGCCTGCCGTTCGGCAACGTGCGCACCGACATCACCGTCAACAACAACGGCCGGCACGGCGGCGACGCCAGCGCCGGACCCCTCTTCGGCGCCCGGTTCACCCACTGGAACATCCGGGTCACCAACGAACGCGCCGGCCTGGTCAGGATCGACGGGCTCGCCCCGTACAGCGCGACGGTCGCCATCAGCACGGTCCGCGAGTTCGACCAGATCGACGTGCCCGACTTCACCGGCGACCTGCACAGCCGCCTGGAGCTCTACGGCCGCCCCGGTCAGGTGCGCCCGGCGAACCTGTACGACGCGCAGCGGACCGTGCGCGGCTGA
- a CDS encoding SAM-dependent methyltransferase, whose translation MTAGKPKPQVDTSRPHPARVYDYMLGGKDHYKVDKVVGEKLPKIAHRSAQLNRAFMHRAVAWAARQGIDQFLDVGTGIPTEPNLHQVVQEIVPSARIAYADNDPIVLRHAEALLVGTPEGATHYIQADVREPGTILRDAEEVLDFKRPVALSLLALLHFVGDDENPYGLVRALVDALTPGSLLIFSHGTYDPYPELADRIGNAYDEGGITLRPRNRAEVERFFDGLDLVPPGVVTTCEWYQDTPAPDFEVNGIYVGVARIP comes from the coding sequence ATGACGGCAGGAAAGCCGAAGCCCCAGGTCGACACCAGCAGGCCGCACCCCGCGCGGGTCTACGACTACATGCTGGGCGGCAAGGACCACTACAAGGTCGACAAGGTGGTGGGCGAGAAACTGCCGAAGATCGCGCACCGCAGCGCCCAGCTCAACCGCGCCTTCATGCACCGCGCGGTGGCCTGGGCGGCGCGGCAGGGCATCGACCAGTTCCTTGACGTCGGCACCGGCATACCGACCGAGCCCAACCTCCACCAGGTCGTCCAGGAGATCGTGCCGTCGGCCCGGATCGCCTACGCGGACAACGACCCGATCGTGCTGCGGCACGCGGAGGCCCTGCTGGTGGGCACCCCCGAGGGCGCCACGCACTACATCCAGGCGGACGTCCGCGAGCCCGGGACGATCCTCCGGGACGCCGAGGAGGTGCTGGACTTCAAGCGGCCCGTCGCGCTCTCCCTGCTCGCCCTGCTGCACTTCGTCGGCGACGACGAGAACCCGTACGGCCTCGTGCGCGCCCTCGTCGACGCCCTCACGCCCGGCAGCCTGCTGATCTTCTCGCACGGCACGTACGACCCGTATCCGGAGCTGGCCGACCGCATCGGCAACGCCTACGACGAGGGCGGCATCACCCTGCGCCCCCGCAACCGCGCCGAGGTGGAGCGCTTCTTCGACGGCCTCGACCTCGTCCCGCCCGGCGTGGTCACCACGTGCGAGTGGTACCAGGACACCCCGGCCCCGGACTTCGAGGTCAACGGCATCTACGTGGGCGTGGCCCGGATCCCCTGA
- a CDS encoding GNAT family N-acetyltransferase translates to MSDPHILIKGDRLALGLPRHDLLPEYHRWENDPGTILGYGNQFPQAWEVRAGGWERQRGNDRYPQFEVVRLEDNAAIGMTTLQVNTFVRTAEFVILLAPEARGQGYATEAARLTLDWGFHLGALRMIWLKVLEPNAKGLAAYEKAGFREVGRLRQSGYWMGKPVDEIIMDALPEDFPGQSAVAQDAR, encoded by the coding sequence GTGAGTGACCCGCACATCCTCATCAAGGGCGACCGCCTCGCTTTGGGCCTGCCCCGGCACGACCTGCTGCCCGAGTACCACAGGTGGGAGAACGACCCCGGCACGATCCTCGGATATGGCAATCAGTTCCCCCAAGCCTGGGAAGTCCGCGCCGGCGGCTGGGAGCGCCAGCGCGGCAACGACCGGTACCCGCAGTTCGAAGTCGTACGACTCGAAGACAACGCGGCCATCGGCATGACCACGCTCCAGGTCAACACGTTCGTGCGGACGGCCGAGTTCGTGATCCTGCTCGCGCCCGAAGCACGCGGCCAGGGCTACGCGACCGAGGCCGCCCGTCTCACCCTGGATTGGGGATTCCACCTCGGCGCACTCCGCATGATCTGGCTCAAGGTGCTCGAACCCAACGCAAAGGGCCTCGCAGCCTACGAGAAAGCCGGCTTCCGGGAGGTCGGCCGACTACGCCAGTCGGGTTACTGGATGGGAAAGCCGGTCGACGAGATCATCATGGACGCTCTGCCGGAAGACTTCCCGGGCCAGTCCGCGGTGGCCCAGGACGCACGCTGA
- a CDS encoding GNAT family N-acetyltransferase yields MRPAGWHLTEDVDDFLARAGDFLHSRPALHTTPLTAIEKLRTRGAGAEGAEATVFGRLESGGEVCAIFYRPPSRRLNLTLLTSEQADTLAAHLADLGHSFSGVTADHDTATAFAEAWRRHSGAVPVPDWRGRLYRLGTLTPPRLRPEGRGRVADAQDHEQLLCWCREFCVGSGETVTVDAIDAGSWTGTRFADKHFTFWETPDGSPVSMAGSTPMVGGMIRVDPVYTPAHLRGRGYAGAVTVEASRVALTAGATDVVLFADPGNPASNALYRRVGYAPVADFTGYDFSRDASDAGY; encoded by the coding sequence ATGCGCCCGGCTGGCTGGCACCTCACCGAAGACGTCGACGACTTCCTCGCCCGAGCCGGAGACTTCCTGCACTCTCGCCCCGCCCTGCACACCACGCCGCTGACGGCGATCGAGAAACTGCGAACACGCGGAGCGGGCGCAGAGGGCGCTGAAGCCACCGTCTTCGGCCGGCTGGAGTCAGGTGGCGAGGTCTGCGCGATCTTTTACCGCCCTCCGTCCCGCCGCCTGAATCTCACACTCCTCACCTCAGAACAGGCCGACACCCTGGCCGCCCACCTAGCCGACCTCGGCCACTCCTTCTCCGGCGTCACCGCGGACCACGACACCGCCACAGCCTTCGCCGAGGCATGGCGGCGGCACTCAGGCGCAGTGCCCGTACCGGACTGGCGGGGCCGCCTCTACCGCCTCGGTACGCTCACCCCGCCGCGGTTGCGCCCAGAGGGCCGGGGCCGAGTCGCGGACGCTCAGGACCATGAGCAACTACTGTGCTGGTGCCGGGAGTTCTGTGTCGGCAGCGGAGAGACCGTCACCGTGGACGCCATAGATGCCGGCTCCTGGACTGGCACACGTTTCGCCGACAAGCACTTCACGTTCTGGGAGACGCCGGACGGCTCTCCCGTCTCCATGGCGGGTTCGACTCCGATGGTCGGCGGCATGATCCGGGTGGACCCCGTCTACACCCCGGCCCACCTCCGGGGTCGCGGCTACGCGGGCGCCGTGACGGTTGAGGCGAGCAGGGTCGCGCTGACCGCAGGCGCGACGGACGTCGTCCTGTTCGCAGACCCGGGCAATCCAGCCAGCAATGCCCTCTACCGGCGAGTCGGATACGCTCCGGTTGCCGATTTCACTGGGTACGACTTCTCCCGGGACGCCTCAGATGCCGGTTACTGA
- a CDS encoding DUF2516 family protein yields the protein MQGFAGVMWLLNVALIAFSGFALFDAAFRREDAYRAVDKKTKPFWLIVLGLAFVVSLIFPILSFLPIIGLIATIVYMVDVRPAIRGISGGGARGRGSSSDGPYGPFNGR from the coding sequence ATGCAGGGGTTCGCTGGAGTCATGTGGCTGCTGAACGTGGCCCTGATCGCCTTCAGTGGCTTCGCGCTCTTCGACGCCGCGTTCCGGCGCGAGGACGCGTACCGCGCGGTCGACAAGAAGACCAAGCCGTTCTGGCTGATCGTGCTCGGGCTGGCCTTCGTGGTGAGCCTGATCTTCCCGATCCTGTCGTTCCTGCCGATCATCGGCTTGATCGCCACGATCGTGTACATGGTGGACGTCCGCCCGGCCATCCGCGGGATCAGCGGCGGCGGTGCGCGTGGCCGCGGCTCCAGCAGCGACGGTCCCTACGGTCCGTTCAACGGCCGCTGA
- a CDS encoding helix-turn-helix domain-containing protein has protein sequence MATLNVGNLGEYLREQRRHAQLSLRQLADAAGVSNPYLSQIERGLRKPSAEVLQQVAKALRISAETLYVRAGILDERQRDELETRAVILADPSLNERQKQVLLQIYESFRRENAAGDGPASGAGPGSGGSPGSGAAAGRDGGGSEVSARSGPASGSGPVSGSDGAEGATGTDAGSDDGAPEGRRTGGARQKRGDR, from the coding sequence ATGGCAACGCTCAACGTGGGCAATCTCGGTGAGTACCTCCGCGAGCAGCGGCGGCACGCGCAGCTGTCGCTGCGTCAACTCGCCGATGCCGCCGGGGTGTCGAACCCGTACCTCAGCCAGATCGAGCGCGGGCTGCGCAAGCCGAGCGCGGAGGTGCTCCAGCAGGTCGCCAAGGCGCTGCGGATCTCGGCCGAGACGCTGTACGTACGCGCCGGGATCCTCGACGAGCGCCAGCGCGACGAGTTGGAGACGCGTGCGGTCATCCTCGCCGACCCCTCGCTGAACGAACGGCAGAAGCAGGTGCTGCTTCAGATCTACGAGTCGTTCCGCAGGGAGAACGCGGCAGGCGACGGTCCCGCCTCCGGAGCCGGTCCGGGCTCCGGTGGCAGTCCGGGCTCCGGCGCCGCGGCCGGGCGCGACGGCGGCGGTTCGGAGGTGTCGGCCCGATCGGGTCCTGCCTCCGGTTCGGGCCCCGTCTCCGGATCGGACGGTGCGGAGGGTGCGACCGGAACGGATGCCGGGTCCGATGACGGGGCACCCGAAGGGCGCCGCACGGGTGGCGCCCGGCAGAAGCGTGGCGATCGGTGA
- a CDS encoding VOC family protein, whose amino-acid sequence MACRISELIVPCRDPQALAGFWCEVLGFVVLDDDDGGAVEIGPREGFGGLQPTLVFVPSTEPRAGKLRLHFDVNATDRDQDAELERLLKLGARPADIGQSGDEPWHVLADPEGNEFCLLRARLS is encoded by the coding sequence ATGGCTTGTCGTATCTCCGAACTGATCGTTCCCTGCCGGGACCCGCAGGCGCTGGCCGGGTTCTGGTGCGAGGTGCTGGGCTTCGTCGTGCTCGACGACGATGATGGCGGCGCCGTGGAGATCGGACCGCGGGAGGGGTTCGGCGGGCTCCAGCCGACTCTTGTCTTCGTGCCCAGCACCGAGCCCAGGGCGGGCAAGCTGCGGCTGCACTTCGACGTCAACGCCACCGACCGCGACCAGGACGCCGAGCTCGAACGCCTGCTGAAGCTCGGGGCGCGCCCGGCCGACATCGGCCAGAGCGGCGACGAGCCGTGGCACGTCCTGGCCGACCCCGAAGGCAACGAGTTCTGCCTGCTGCGGGCCCGGCTGAGCTGA
- a CDS encoding SpoIIE family protein phosphatase, giving the protein MPAPVPRQRKVPAAESGQAHTPPVSAPDGTDSETRTDARVQTTAPAGSPGTPGSAPSPDAPDAAEAGGAASDGDAQRWDIPAAPAGGPLTLLVIEDDPTRSLSLPELFDAAGNPIRVRTARNLTEAQRLLTDDVHCILLDLALPAARGRRDPATAAATAPRTGAARAETAPRPVTAQGATDPGTPASTGTSAPTGTPAGTSGDVKGKPDELASLRQVLQLAPRHAVLALTASENVEGGAAAVRVGAQDYLLREELDGRLLSRAVRYAVERKRADMAQHQLTESRLRAQENARLERGLLPTPLLEGSVLRFATHYRPGRSRALLGGDFYDTVRTPDGTVHAMIGDVCGHGPDEAALGVELRIAWRALTLAGLCGDSLLHTLQEVLEHERSDEEIFATLCTVDIAPDGLSAGFCLAGHPAPLLAPQDGPADLLSYESNGPALGIMPQARWQQTQVDLGPAWSLMLYTDGLIEGRVGDGNRRLGQDGMVEMVRRQLAQGLAGDELLAAAVNEARDLNGGELTDDVAVLLLDRET; this is encoded by the coding sequence ATGCCCGCACCCGTACCGCGGCAGAGGAAAGTCCCGGCCGCGGAGAGTGGTCAGGCTCATACCCCGCCGGTCTCCGCACCGGACGGCACAGACAGCGAGACCCGGACCGACGCGCGCGTACAGACCACCGCGCCCGCCGGCAGCCCTGGCACGCCCGGTTCCGCCCCCTCGCCCGACGCACCCGACGCGGCCGAGGCCGGCGGTGCCGCCTCCGACGGCGACGCCCAGCGCTGGGACATCCCCGCGGCGCCCGCCGGCGGCCCCCTCACCCTTCTCGTCATCGAGGACGACCCCACCCGCTCGCTGAGCCTTCCCGAGCTGTTCGACGCCGCCGGCAACCCCATCCGCGTCCGCACCGCCCGCAACCTCACCGAGGCCCAGCGGCTGCTCACCGACGACGTGCACTGCATCCTGCTGGACCTCGCCCTGCCCGCCGCGCGCGGGCGGCGGGACCCCGCCACGGCGGCGGCCACCGCGCCCCGAACGGGTGCGGCGCGCGCGGAGACCGCCCCGCGCCCCGTAACCGCGCAGGGCGCCACGGATCCAGGCACGCCCGCATCCACCGGCACGTCCGCCCCGACCGGCACTCCCGCCGGCACCTCAGGCGACGTAAAAGGCAAACCAGACGAACTGGCCAGCCTCAGGCAGGTCCTCCAGCTCGCTCCCCGCCACGCCGTCCTGGCGCTCACCGCGTCGGAGAACGTGGAGGGCGGCGCGGCGGCGGTCCGCGTCGGAGCCCAGGACTACCTGCTGCGGGAGGAGCTGGACGGCCGGCTGCTCAGCCGCGCCGTCCGCTACGCCGTCGAGCGCAAACGCGCCGACATGGCGCAGCACCAGCTCACCGAGTCCAGGCTGCGCGCGCAGGAGAACGCCCGCCTGGAGCGCGGCCTGCTGCCCACGCCGCTGCTGGAAGGGTCCGTGCTGCGGTTCGCGACGCACTACCGCCCGGGCCGCTCGCGCGCCCTGCTCGGCGGTGACTTCTACGACACCGTGCGCACCCCGGACGGCACGGTGCACGCCATGATCGGCGATGTCTGCGGCCACGGCCCGGACGAGGCGGCGCTCGGCGTGGAACTCCGCATCGCCTGGCGCGCGCTGACCCTGGCGGGCCTGTGTGGCGACAGCCTGCTGCACACCCTTCAGGAGGTCCTGGAGCACGAGCGGTCCGACGAGGAGATCTTCGCCACGCTCTGCACGGTGGATATCGCGCCGGACGGCCTGAGCGCCGGGTTCTGCCTGGCCGGCCACCCCGCCCCGCTGCTCGCACCGCAGGACGGCCCGGCCGATCTGCTGTCGTACGAGAGCAACGGCCCGGCGCTCGGCATCATGCCGCAGGCCCGCTGGCAGCAGACGCAGGTGGACCTGGGGCCCGCGTGGAGCCTGATGCTGTACACGGACGGCCTGATAGAGGGCCGCGTCGGCGACGGCAATCGGCGGCTCGGGCAGGACGGCATGGTGGAGATGGTGCGCCGCCAGCTCGCCCAGGGCCTCGCGGGCGACGAGCTGTTGGCGGCGGCGGTGAACGAGGCCCGCGACCTCAACGGCGGCGAGCTCACGGACGACGTGGCGGTCCTGCTGCTGGACCGCGAGACCTGA